A single window of Halomicrobium zhouii DNA harbors:
- the pheT gene encoding phenylalanine--tRNA ligase subunit beta: MPVVDVDPDELRRLTGHDEKDDDELRSDLFNLGLEFEGWTEDDEFQLEFAPDRLDRLSVEGVARSLRYQYGDDRGVYTPDTNAAEWVVEVEDTPPERPYVTAAVVRGLDMDDEALDSIIQLQEKLHATMGRQRAKGAIGVHDLTMLKGKSGVDEVGKSVTYTGIDPEGDTFVPLEGDQEMTPADVVEGHHIGKEYADLVDEMDRVPAIYDAIGLFSFPPVVNGRRTEVSTGSRDLFIEMTGTDQWTIDHMLNIVCYALDARGGQVEEVRIEYSADAPGEYSGQQFVRPDLATKTKTVTHERIEQILGIELDPEEVVDCAERAGLDARGEADEETGAVSYEFDVPPYRVDVLHPLDVIDDVGRAYGFNTLEPRYPDVSTVGGRHERSRLEDGARDALVGLGFEDLLNFHMINEQENYHRMNIEAGTDVLGAGDPVTIEQPYSEDYTMLRTWALPSVLMVLENNTHRAYPQDLAEIGLAAEIDESENTGVAEHRTVAGALARTDASYEDAKARLQTLAKAFGKDLSTPPTEHPTFISGRAAEVVLDGESAGVIGEVHPKVLVEHDLELPVAAFEFRLDALE, from the coding sequence ATGCCTGTCGTCGACGTCGACCCCGACGAGCTCCGACGGCTGACGGGTCACGACGAGAAGGACGACGACGAACTCCGTTCGGACCTGTTCAACCTCGGTCTGGAGTTCGAGGGCTGGACCGAGGACGACGAGTTCCAGCTCGAATTCGCCCCCGACAGACTCGACCGGCTCTCCGTCGAGGGCGTCGCCCGGTCGCTGCGCTACCAGTACGGCGACGACCGCGGGGTGTACACGCCCGACACGAACGCCGCGGAGTGGGTCGTCGAAGTCGAGGACACGCCGCCGGAGCGACCCTACGTCACGGCCGCCGTCGTCCGCGGGCTGGACATGGACGACGAGGCGCTGGACTCCATCATCCAGCTCCAGGAGAAACTCCACGCGACGATGGGCCGCCAGCGCGCCAAGGGCGCCATCGGCGTCCACGACCTGACGATGCTGAAAGGCAAGTCCGGCGTCGACGAGGTCGGGAAGTCCGTCACCTACACCGGCATCGACCCCGAGGGCGACACGTTCGTTCCCCTCGAAGGCGACCAGGAGATGACGCCCGCCGACGTGGTCGAGGGCCACCACATCGGCAAGGAGTACGCCGACCTCGTCGACGAGATGGACCGAGTGCCGGCCATCTACGACGCCATCGGCCTGTTCTCGTTCCCGCCGGTGGTCAACGGCCGCCGGACCGAGGTCTCGACGGGCTCTCGCGACCTGTTCATCGAGATGACCGGGACGGACCAGTGGACCATCGACCACATGCTCAACATCGTCTGCTACGCGCTCGACGCCCGCGGCGGGCAGGTCGAGGAGGTCCGCATCGAGTACTCGGCCGACGCGCCTGGTGAGTACTCGGGCCAGCAGTTCGTCCGCCCCGACCTCGCCACGAAGACCAAGACCGTCACCCACGAGCGCATCGAGCAGATCCTCGGGATCGAGCTGGACCCCGAGGAGGTCGTGGACTGCGCCGAGCGCGCGGGGCTGGACGCCCGCGGCGAGGCGGACGAGGAGACCGGCGCCGTCTCCTACGAGTTCGACGTCCCTCCCTACCGCGTCGACGTGCTCCACCCGCTGGACGTCATCGACGACGTCGGCCGGGCGTACGGCTTCAACACGCTGGAACCGCGCTACCCCGACGTCTCCACCGTCGGCGGGCGCCACGAGCGCTCCCGGCTGGAGGACGGCGCCCGCGACGCGCTCGTCGGCCTCGGCTTCGAGGACCTGCTCAACTTCCACATGATCAACGAGCAGGAGAACTACCACAGGATGAATATCGAAGCCGGGACGGACGTCCTCGGCGCCGGTGACCCGGTCACCATCGAGCAACCCTACAGCGAGGACTACACCATGCTCCGGACCTGGGCGCTGCCGTCGGTCCTGATGGTCCTGGAGAACAACACCCACCGCGCCTACCCCCAGGACCTGGCCGAGATCGGCCTCGCCGCCGAGATCGACGAGTCGGAGAACACCGGCGTCGCCGAGCACCGCACGGTCGCGGGCGCCCTCGCGCGCACGGACGCCTCCTACGAGGATGCCAAGGCCCGCCTCCAGACGCTGGCGAAGGCCTTCGGCAAGGATCTTTCGACGCCGCCGACCGAGCACCCGACGTTCATCTCCGGTCGCGCGGCCGAGGTGGTGCTGGACGGCGAGTCCGCGGGCGTCATCGGCGAGGTCCACCCGAAGGTGCTGGTAGAGCACGACCTGGAACTGCCGGTGGCGGCCTTCGAGTTCCGCCTAGACGCGCTCGAATAG
- a CDS encoding RDD family protein encodes MDTDDADTEAKRIHLASWDDRFWAWLIDVILVGAVLSAFGEVVGVFSVLTGSVVVSPFLGVNGLGLWIYWTALEGYHGQSAGKMVLDIAVTDERGEDIDYLTAAIESFGKAFLLPLDLLIGWIAMEDEYVRLFNELSSTIVVAVSEDDRVPADVEYVRPGE; translated from the coding sequence ATGGATACCGACGACGCGGACACGGAGGCGAAACGCATCCACCTCGCCTCGTGGGACGACCGCTTCTGGGCGTGGCTGATCGACGTGATCCTCGTGGGCGCCGTGCTCTCGGCGTTCGGCGAGGTCGTCGGCGTCTTCTCCGTGCTCACCGGGAGCGTCGTCGTCTCGCCGTTCCTCGGCGTCAACGGCCTCGGCCTGTGGATCTACTGGACTGCCCTCGAAGGGTACCACGGGCAGTCCGCCGGCAAGATGGTACTCGATATCGCCGTCACCGACGAGCGAGGTGAGGACATCGACTATCTCACTGCAGCCATCGAGAGCTTCGGGAAGGCGTTTCTCCTCCCGCTCGACCTGCTGATCGGCTGGATAGCGATGGAGGACGAGTACGTCAGGCTGTTCAACGAACTCTCCTCGACCATCGTCGTAGCGGTGTCCGAGGACGACCGCGTTCCGGCGGACGTCGAGTACGTCCGCCCCGGCGAGTAG
- a CDS encoding non-histone chromosomal MC1 family protein yields MARNEDKRNFALRTSDGDETSVFSGGTPRQAALKAARRLDPADSEDDADEQELRLREKGTRKVHIYEGWAWVEEAPDDKPDWMPGDITKGNVSKQGVEHLDEI; encoded by the coding sequence ATGGCACGCAACGAGGACAAGCGCAATTTCGCGCTCCGAACTTCGGACGGTGACGAAACGAGCGTCTTCTCGGGTGGGACACCACGGCAGGCTGCGCTGAAGGCAGCCCGTCGACTCGACCCCGCTGACAGCGAAGACGACGCAGACGAACAGGAGCTTCGCCTTCGCGAGAAGGGTACCCGCAAGGTACACATCTACGAGGGCTGGGCCTGGGTCGAAGAGGCACCCGACGACAAACCCGACTGGATGCCCGGCGACATCACGAAGGGCAACGTCTCCAAGCAGGGCGTCGAGCACCTCGACGAGATTTAG
- a CDS encoding quinone-dependent dihydroorotate dehydrogenase produces MTLYDLAKPLLFSLPAETAHRIVHRLLDAADGTPIAAAMADRYVVDDPRLHVEAFGQSFDNPVGVAAGFDKNAQIPGALAALGFGFVEVGGVTAVPQDGNPRPRMFRLREDEAIVNRMGLNNHGADVVGGRLARTDAPVPVGVNIAKSEHVGTDDAPDDYRETYEQVADGGDFFVVNVSCPNSQGFEELQNKDAMRAVLSALKDAGAGPLLVKLSPDLPEPAAEDALDLVTELDLDGVVAVNTTTERPSSLRSDNRVEEGGLSGKPIEDEATRMVRFCAERVDVPVVGVGGVSTAEGAYRKIRAGASVVELYTGLVYRGPSVAREINEGLLELLERDGFDSVADAVGADL; encoded by the coding sequence ATGACCCTGTACGACCTGGCGAAACCACTCCTGTTCTCGCTGCCGGCCGAAACCGCCCACCGGATCGTCCACCGACTGCTCGACGCCGCGGACGGGACGCCGATCGCCGCGGCCATGGCCGACCGCTACGTCGTCGACGACCCGCGCCTCCACGTCGAGGCGTTCGGCCAGTCGTTCGACAACCCGGTCGGCGTCGCCGCGGGCTTCGACAAGAACGCCCAGATCCCGGGCGCCCTGGCTGCGCTCGGCTTCGGCTTCGTCGAGGTGGGTGGCGTCACGGCGGTCCCCCAGGACGGCAACCCCCGACCACGGATGTTCCGCCTGCGCGAGGACGAGGCGATTGTCAACCGGATGGGGCTGAACAACCACGGCGCCGACGTCGTCGGGGGCCGTCTCGCGCGCACGGACGCGCCCGTGCCCGTGGGCGTCAATATCGCCAAGAGCGAACACGTCGGCACCGACGACGCCCCGGATGACTATCGCGAGACATACGAACAGGTGGCCGACGGAGGAGATTTCTTCGTCGTCAACGTCTCCTGCCCGAACTCCCAGGGGTTCGAGGAACTGCAGAACAAGGACGCGATGCGCGCGGTGCTCTCGGCGCTCAAAGACGCGGGCGCGGGCCCGCTGCTCGTGAAACTCTCGCCGGATCTGCCGGAACCCGCCGCCGAAGACGCCCTCGACCTGGTGACCGAACTCGACCTGGACGGCGTCGTCGCGGTGAACACCACCACCGAACGGCCGAGTTCACTCCGCAGCGACAACCGGGTCGAGGAAGGCGGCCTCTCGGGCAAGCCCATCGAAGACGAGGCCACGCGGATGGTCCGCTTCTGCGCGGAGCGCGTCGACGTCCCCGTCGTCGGGGTCGGCGGCGTCTCGACGGCCGAGGGCGCCTATCGAAAGATCCGGGCCGGCGCCTCGGTGGTCGAACTGTACACGGGGCTCGTCTATCGGGGCCCCTCCGTCGCCAGAGAGATCAACGAGGGCCTGCTCGAACTCCTCGAACGAGACGGGTTCGACTCCGTCGCGGACGCGGTCGGCGCAGACCTGTAG
- a CDS encoding NUDIX hydrolase yields MSGHEWSVLDETLKYESGRVTVGEDRVEQPDGTERRCPWLDLPPAVVVVAVVDDAVLFVEQHRPAVRETHRELPAGFVEPETDGERRSDGVTRRVTPGTFENAAARELREETGFVADETTLLQQFVLETSYVRHERGVVVAEGLTAGERDLDDDEFLSVERVPVDETIDVARSQPANDITLEGLLLAKEDGYL; encoded by the coding sequence ATGAGCGGTCACGAGTGGTCCGTGCTGGACGAGACGCTGAAGTACGAATCGGGACGTGTCACCGTCGGAGAGGACCGCGTCGAACAACCCGACGGCACCGAACGGCGGTGTCCGTGGCTCGACCTGCCGCCGGCAGTCGTCGTCGTCGCCGTCGTTGACGACGCGGTCCTGTTCGTCGAACAGCACCGACCGGCTGTCCGCGAGACACACCGCGAACTCCCCGCAGGCTTCGTCGAACCGGAGACAGACGGAGAACGTCGCAGTGACGGCGTGACTCGGCGAGTGACTCCTGGAACATTCGAAAACGCCGCGGCTCGGGAGCTCCGCGAGGAGACCGGATTCGTCGCCGACGAGACGACGCTCCTCCAGCAGTTCGTCCTCGAGACTAGCTACGTACGACACGAGCGGGGCGTGGTCGTCGCCGAGGGGCTGACGGCCGGCGAGCGGGACCTGGACGACGACGAGTTCCTCAGCGTCGAACGAGTGCCTGTCGACGAAACAATCGACGTTGCCCGATCCCAGCCGGCCAACGACATCACCCTAGAAGGGCTGTTACTCGCGAAAGAAGACGGATATCTCTGA